The Chrysemys picta bellii isolate R12L10 chromosome 5, ASM1138683v2, whole genome shotgun sequence DNA segment acagcgcggacgccacagcactgcgagcatggagcacgctgcgaccatcgctgcagttgtggccgctctcaacgcctcgcagcttatcatacaggtttccctgaggcagatgcagaaaagtcaggcgaggaggctacggcaccgcagtgatgtcctgaagtctgagagtagcacggacctgtcagaaagcaggggacccagtgccgaggacatcgcggtggcaatgggtcatgttgatgccgtggaacggcgattctgggcacgggaaacaagcactgagtggtgggaccgcatagtgctgcaggtctgggatgaatcccagtggctgcgaaactttcgcatgcggaagggaactttccttgaactttgtgagttgctgtcccctgccctgaagcgcagtgacacccggttgcgagctgcactgagtgtacagaagcgagtggccatagccctctggaagcttgcaacgccagacagctaccggtcagtcgcgaaccagtttggggtgggcaaatctaccgtgggggttgttgtgatgcaagtagccaaggcaatcgttgatgtactgctgccaaaggtagtgaccctgggaaacgtggaggcgatcatagatggcttcgcagcgatgggattcccaaactgcggtggggccatagatggaactcacatccctatcctggcaccggaccaccaggccacccagtacattaaccgaaagggctacttttccatggtgctgcaagcactggtggaccacaggggacgttttaccaacatctacgtgggatggccgggcaaggttcatgacgctcgtgttttcaggaactctggtctgtttagacggctgcaacaaggtatttacttcccggaccacaaaataactgttggggatgtggagatgcctatagtcatccttggggacccagcctacccgctaatgccctggctcatgaagccctatacaggcaccctggacactgaaaaagaactcttcaactaccagctgagcaagtgcagaatggtggtggagtgtgcttttggccgtctcaaggggagatggagaagcttactgactcgctgtgatctcagcgaaaccaatatccccatttttatagcagcttgctgtgtgctccacaatctctgtgagagcaagggggagacctttatggcggggtgggaggttgaggaaaatagcctggctgctgattactcacagccagacagccgggcgattagaagagaccagcgggaagcggtgtgcatccgggaggctttgaaagcaaagttcctgagtgagcagggtaacctgtgactttaaagtttgtgtactgagaagctaaacctgcccctgtttctttacccagttaatgttgactatcctatccagttacatacccccttcaccccccttccaacacacgtttcgaaataaaaatagttcaactttgttaaagcacaccattttctttaatactgttttcgcgggaattttttaaaactgggacgcagactgtggtgcggagcgggtgtagtgtagtgacgcgaatgcagcttctaaactcaaggattgacaggctccgctctggtgggctggttgtttcaacggagcctgtcacccctcctgatcgggactgtgtgtatgggggggtctatgtgactttgtggcagggggaggacggttacagatcccctgctgtgtggctctgtgatcctgcctaaggaccgccgcttaagatctgtaactgccctcccctgccacaaagtcacagagcaacccaccccccaccacataacatgaaaacaacctcccagactaaccagggtaactagtcactgcatcactgcactgtgtatgtgccctgctgctgtgcctgcccccgactatgtaccctgccaaaggtgactgtcctgtccaattaccaaccccctttcccatcctcctccaaaagaacatgattgaaacagtagtttacagaaacgtattttttattatcaactacacatggcattgggaggtgaaacttggacgggggcttgtgtcaggcgggaaggaaagaacttttcaaattttgggaaatgagagccttctgctactagagctctctgcaggggtggagtgagacttagcagggactctgccgcctctccttctttgcactttgggtgaggtgggtatgggacttggtggcaggggagggcggtaagagatggactgcagcggggctctgtcctcctgcctccgttcctgcagaacctccacaaggcgccggagcgtgtccgtttgctccctcagtagtccaagcagcgtttgagtcgcctgctggtcttcctgccgccacctctcctcccgatccatgttggcttggtgcatttgggtcaagttctcccgccactgggtctgctgtgctgcctgggcttgggaacaggccataagctcagagaacatgtcctcccgtgtcctcctcttcctacgcctaatccgcgctagcctctgggagtgtgattccaggctaggttgtgagacagtcgcagatggggctgtggaaatggaaaaaagggagtgaattcctcagaaagaaaaatgtagttgtgaacaaagaacatagtctttctctgtgaacaagaccatgcacaacacctatcacatgcgcactcagcacaaggtcgaattttcggccttcgcattcagtacctggggtcttgcacagcacatttgagaagcggggcagcacaacggaatttctgttgcaggcagacatggtaagccgtacacttgtggcagtttaaaacttttatattaccactggcctcatttcacatttaaagctatgtcagttcctgcagccagcaatccggcaagcgggaactctgcccctgtcccaccccctcgcggctgtccccgggaacgatccctttcggctgcccctctcccgcctccaccgcgtggctacaaaccagtggttacagttctgtcaaggaacgggaaagcagtcccaacactaacattcccctacctaattaaaagcaggtcaccatgggcgacatcaccctgatgaggatctctgagagcgacagacagagaatgctccgggaaagcctccaaagaccagggccgtatgccgccctgctatgcagagcaatgattcccgagtacgtgatagtcttgtggcgcggcaacgtgtcgtacttcggaggacccaataaggccgctctccccaggaacctcatgcaacggctttcaaattacctccaggagagcttcatcgagatatcccaggaggattactgctctatccccggacatatagaccgcattttactgtagctgcagtagcagggaataaacagtagagcggcttgtgcaggacaatcactgaaaaccggacattgctagattttttttcaaaacttgcactgcccatgactaaaccgttaagcgcatagggcacactaatcatgaacaacccattcttttaattgttaatattcctgttttgttaaaaataaatgtttggatgtttacaacacttactggctgatgcttcaccagattctgtgtccggggtaacggctggggacgcttcgtaggggatctctgtaagggtgatgaagagatcctggctgtcggggaaatcagcgttgtgagcgctgccgactgcctcgccctcctcatctccttcctcatcttccccgtcccctaacatgtcggaggaaccggccgtggacactatcccatcctcagagtccacggtcactggtggggtagtggtggcggccgcaccgaggatggaatgcagtgcctcgtagaaacgggatgtctggggatgggatccagagcatccgtttgcctctttggtcttctggtagccttgtctcagctccttgattttcacgcggcactgcgttgcatcctggctgtatcctctctctgccatgtctttagagatcttctcgtagatctttgcattccgccttttggatcgcagctcggaaagcacggactcatcgccccacacagcgatgagatccaagacttcccgatcagtccatgctggggccctctttctattcacagactgcacggccatcactgctggagagctctgcatcgttgccagttctgctgtgctcgccacgatgtccagacaggaaatgagattcaaactggccagacaggaaaaggaatttcaattcaaattttcccggggcttttcctgtgtggctggtcagagcatccgagctcgcactgctgtccatagcgtcaacagagtggtgcactgtgggatagctcccggagctattagcgtcgatttccatccacacctagcctaattcgacatggccatgtcgaatttggcgctactcccctcgtcggggaggagtacagaagtcgaattaaagagacctctatgtcgaactaaatagcatcgcagtgtggacgggtgcagggttaattcgatgtaacggcgctaacttcgacataaacgcctagtgtagaccaggcctaagacttcTTCCATGAGTTGGATTTATAACTATGGAACCTGCCAATGTCAGTCAGGGGACTGGTCTAAACTGCAGGCACCCACAACAACCTCAAGTAAGTTTTTGAACCATTGCTTTATGTGTGCTGTTCTGTGAAATGTTCTGATTCAAATGAAAggccctaaatacctttaaaatgagTATTATTGAtaacttaaaatatatttagaacaGCTGAATCAATCCTTTTGTCACatttaattaaacacatacatacatacacctaCAAAGTCTGTTTTTAGCCCCTGACTGAATTTGAACAGGTAAGAGTTGCAATAGAAACTCCCTGAAGAATGGATTTCTAAATAGCAATGCAGACACAACTTTAACTGTAACAACACTTGTAGACTCCATCATAGTAACCTGTGCTGATAATTCGTGTCAACTAGAATTAGTGTAATTAAGACTTCTAAAGGGAGGGGACTGCTTTAAATAAGGAAAAATTAATGAGTGCATTTACTCATATGACAGAAAAGCTGAAATGAACCCATCTGTGGTTTTGTTCATGGCTGGATGACAGTAACTGATGTCCTGTAATAACTGTCAGTTATCTCTCAGTATCCACATATGGGATATGACTGAGCTACCAGCAAGGTGGTATGTCATTGTCAGCATTTGTGTCTTTTCTCTGTGCATAGGATAAGTGATGAAACATGAATAAAGAATTATAGAAGGTACAGGGATTGATTCTCCTCTTTAATTGAAGTCAAAGTGTGTAAATGTATTATGGGGGGAACAGAACCTTCTCTCTCTGTTGCAACACAGTTGGCAGATACTCTTAAGAGAAAAGATAAAATTAAGTGCAGGTATATTACTGGAATTTAGGGTCTTGTTCTCCTGCCATAGGATGCTAGTAACTCACACCATCTCATCAACTTCAGTGAGAGTTAACCATATGATGTGGTGGAAGAAAAGGGCCCATATGTTTGAGATTCAGATAAAGGATTCCATGGATCAAAGTCCATGAAGGTATGCAAAACCTTTATGATGAAAATAGCCAATGAATCTTAACCAATACCTGGTTAGGTTACAAACTCAAAGGTTAGGACAATTTTACCAAAATGTTAGCCAAGATTCTCAAATCTTTCAGTGAGACAAGGCCAACCTTCCAGTGAACCTGATCTGATGTATGGTTACTTATGGAGAATATGCAAAACTCTGTGGTGTTACCCTGTAGTGTTCCTTTAGCTTTTTTTTCTTAACTCAAACACAATAGTTTGGGCTGTTTTGCGTTTTGAGTTCTGGGTTCGTACTCTAAATCTAAATTAAACTCTGGGATTTTATAATTTCCCTGGGGaaatgaaactgaaaaacagcTCGAAGCTCAAAACTGCTGAAATTTGTATATCTCTAGAATCACATGGAGTTCTCagttcaaagaaaaaaaagctaTGCAATAAACCAGGTAACTCTGGACATCATGAAATCTTTTTTTATATTGTACATATCATGGTCATGCCTACACTgtggtgctacagcagcacaggtaTGACTCTTCAGCTATGCTATTATAGACCCTTCCTACAGCAAAGGAAGAGTTTTTCTGTCattgtaggtaatccacctctctaaGCAGCAGTGGAAGAATTCATCTATTGCCCTACCAGTGTCTACAcctggggttaggttggcatagctatgtgcAACAAGCTGGTATCTTCTGTCACAAACTTTCTTTAACACAGTCTGGTTCCTGACAATATTTCACCCAAAACTGCCACCATATAACACACCTTCATAAATCAGTAAAACTCTATTTTCAAAATTGTGGATAATAAAACATGTTCTGTGAATGATTGGAATAAAGGACAAAACCACTTGGAATAAAAGATTAATCATATTGTCATTCAACAAGGTGGAGTGCTGTTTGTGGTTGCCACACTGTTCTGAGGGTAAAATTATTAGTATTCTCTCCCCACTTCCAGAAGTAGTctatcctttttcttttctgttacatAAATGGGCTCTAGTTTTCAGAGGTGTGAACACACTTTTGTGCATATACAAGACCTATTAAACATGTACAAGTTGGGGTTGTGCACTCTCAGAGGTCTGGGTAAATTGTGCATGTGCTGCTCAGATTCTTGCAAGGATAAGCCTGAACCATTATAAATTTAGGATATAAATGTTGACAGTAATAGCACTCTTTATGACTCTTCCACTTTCAGATGGTGGGATGAGCACAGACATTGTACTATTTTATTGCACCCTTTGTCTGACttatctgtttagattgtaagaacTTCAGGGTAAGGACTTTCATTCACAATGGGCATTCAGTCATGATAAGTGCTGAGCTTCcttaactcccattggctttaatgggagttAAGAGTGTTCATCACTTTTCAGGATTAATTACTGCGtgttaggcattgtacaaacacaatcaggtcataatcttggttggggcctctgggtactactgcagtacaaataacaaTATTATAGTGGCACAGCAGAGACACTATAATTAAGGTTGCATCACAACTTCTTTTTAAAAGTTCACCTTTAAAAATTACATGCTTGGTCAGATTCCTCTGAAATTTGGTGAGCCTCAGAAGGGTATCTAGGGTCTGGGTAGTGATCCAAACTTCAGCTCATTTGAGCTAGAGGTTGTGACGATATAGATGTATAACTGAaacctttttgaaaaaaaaaagactaaaggtggatttttttttttcagagttaGAGATCAAACTATTGATACAATGCAGGTGAAAATGGCCTCCAAATATCAAGTTTTACCCAAGGTAGTGCATGGCACACACAAAATCTTTGGAAAACCAAACTGGAAAATGATGATTGAGagtgtaatatatatttttttacagtgcacatgTACCAATACAGGAAAATGGTTAGATTTTGTATGTAATAACTTAAGAGTTAAGCTTTATCTAAAATTCAAATGGTTAGTCAGATTGCTATGTGTGTGAGATTGAATAGATTGACCTCCTCTCTAAAGCACTTTGatatctatggatgaaaaattcTATATAAGAGCTTGGTATCTTGACAGATTGATTGTCATCTGAACCTCTATTGACCCTCTAGATAGCCACAGGGTTAGATGGCAGCTGAATGGGAGTATTTGGCTCActgtggagcctaaaactgggatttagtCATCTCATAGATTATATCAGCTTTTTATGAAATATATTATACTATGGTATGAAGAAAGGAACCTATTTTGTTTGAATGTGATATCCATTATGTTCAGTTTTATATTTTTCCATTAAGGACATCAAGGAACATCTAGTGTGACCTGCTGCATCACACAGGCCATAGCATTTCTCTTTTAATGAGCCCTacctcaagcccataacttctgactGAACTACAGCATGACCTTTAGAAAGATATCCCATCTTTAAATAAAGACTTCAGGTGATGGGAGAATCATCTCTTCTCTagttaaattgttccagtggctaattaccctcatGGCTAACAATTTGCACCTTAATTGCAGTTTGAATTAGTGTATTTTCAACCtacagccactggatcatgttatgaCTTTGTGTGTTATAtgatattaaaagtttcttttcttctCATGTATGTACATATCTACTACATTCAAGTTGTTTCTTAACCTTCACTTTGATAAGGGAAATGACTTGATATCCTTAATTCTCCCATTATAAGCAGTATGTTCCAGGCCACTGATATTTCTTATATCCATAATGTTTCAGTATGTCCTTGTTATATTTATATGGGTGCTCTCTGCTATTAAAAATAGCACCTTTAAATTCCCAGAATGGTAATAGTTTTTCTTTAATGTGTGATTGGGAGGAATATTCTGAGCTTTGGGGGCTTGGCAATATTGGGTGGAAGAGGTTTCATAACTGAGGAGAGTTCTCAATCTTGGAGATAGGTCTTCACATGGGTAGAGGGGTGTTTTTGAGATGGTGGTTGTAGGTATGCCCATTGCTGTAGACTAGTGTGCGAGTGCTTGTTGGATAATTTACTTTTTGCTGCCCCTGGAAGTCACTTTATATCAAATATGATATACTTTATGAAAGAAGATATTATTGTGTTTTGGTTAGACTTTACTTACATCTTACAACTTACATcagttgattttaaaaaaggaaatgggagctctctctctctctactttcCACTTTTTGAACATCTCCTAAAGTGACCATACTGCTTAACAGCTGATTGTCatagtgttgtgttttttttctctctccaatcCTATGTACTGAGGAACCAGCTTGCCAGAATGACTGGACAACGCTGCACCTGAACATTGCGAAATGTTACCTAAGGGAGCCAGCTGGAAACAATCCAGCTTTCATTAGTGAAGTAAAGGACAATGAGGTGTACTAGGTTTTGATTAAAATAAGGCATCTTAATCACTGTAGTGAGTACTCCTCTGTCTAAATAAGGATTCTATATCTATCAGCCTTGCCCTTGGACAATTAACTGGGGCGAGGGACAATCAACGTGTCTGGCACTAGATTTAAAAATATAACCTTATTCGTGTCTAAGCCAAAGAAACAAGTACCCTGAAATGCTTAAAACAACAATAATGTCCTTTGGGTTTGTATTTTTtgtctttccttttaaaaacagaagggaaaacaTATCCTGCATTTATCATAGAGAGATTTTGATAATCTGGCCATGGAATCTCCAAGAATGGTTTTTCAATGTCTCTCTGTTTCTATGAGAGAGAAGCAAGTCACAATATGCATGTTGTAGAAAGACTATAACACATCAGGTTCCTTCTGTAACATAAAGAATTAGAGAAGCAATTTCTTAGCACTTTAAATAACtactttttggggaaaaaaggtaGTTCTTAGAGTTTACAAAAGGTTATGCTTT contains these protein-coding regions:
- the LOC135983634 gene encoding uncharacterized protein LOC135983634; the protein is MQSSPAVMAVQSVNRKRAPAWTDREVLDLIAVWGDESVLSELRSKRRNAKIYEKISKDMAERGYSQDATQCRVKIKELRQGYQKTKEANGCSGSHPQTSRFYEALHSILGAAATTTPPVTVDSEDGIVSTAGSSDMLGDGEDEEGDEEGEAVGSAHNADFPDSQDLFITLTEIPYEASPAVTPDTESGEASATPSATVSQPSLESHSQRLARIRRRKRRTREDMFSELMACSQAQAAQQTQWRENLTQMHQANMDREERWRQEDQQATQTLLGLLREQTDTLRRLVEVLQERRQEDRAPLQSISYRPPLPPSPIPTSPKVQRRRGGRVPAKSHSTPAESSSSRRLSFPKI